CCTTGGCGTACTGCTTCAGGTTGTCGTCGCCGAGCGCGCTCTGGTTGGCGAAGAGCTTCTTGTTGTACTCCCAGAACTTCCCCTGGGCGTTGGCGCAGGCCGCCGCTTCCGCCGCCGGCCGCGCGCGCTCGTGGAACGGCAGAGGGTAGTCGCGAAACACGACGCGGACCTTGTCGCCGTACGTGTCGACGACCTTCTGCACGGAGTCCTCGCCGCGCTTGCAGAACGGGCACTGATAGTCGGAGAACTCGACGATCGTGACCGGGGCCTTGGCGCCGCCGCGCTCGGGGCGGCCGGCCGTCGCGACCTCGACCGTCGGCGCCCTCAGCTTGTCGACGGTCTTGTACTTCGCCTTCAGCTCCTGGATGAACGCGAGCCGGCGCGCCTGGCCCTTCTCGGCTTTCAGGTACTCGACGATCTGCGGCTTCACCTGCTCGAGCGTCTGTCCCTGCAGGTCCTCCTTGTTGTCGTCGTAGAGCTTCTGGATCTCGGCGTCGCTCGGCGCCGGCACCTTCTTCGCGACCTCGTCCTCCTCCAGCTGCGCGGGCGTGACCTTGCGCGCCGCGGCTTCGAGCGTGAAGAGCTCCTGCGCGATCGCCTCGTCGAGACCCTCGCGCAGGATCTCGTACTTCTGGGCCTCGATCTCGATGAGC
This DNA window, taken from Deltaproteobacteria bacterium, encodes the following:
- a CDS encoding thioredoxin domain-containing protein, which produces MRRLTMAGGALLAGVMIGTTPRIAAADDVLATVGTKSFTRAEIEAQVKPKLIEIEAQKYEILREGLDEAIAQELFTLEAAARKVTPAQLEEDEVAKKVPAPSDAEIQKLYDDNKEDLQGQTLEQVKPQIVEYLKAEKGQARRLAFIQELKAKYKTVDKLRAPTVEVATAGRPERGGAKAPVTIVEFSDYQCPFCKRGEDSVQKVVDTYGDKVRVVFRDYPLPFHERARPAAEAAACANAQGKFWEYNKKLFANQSALGDDNLKQYAKDLGLDTAKFDECYAKKPYSAAIDKDLADGVMAGVNGTPAFFINGRALSGAQPFEKFKEIIDEELAAAAAKPAS